The genomic window ATCCGGTGTTGTGTCCGGACAGCGATGTGAACACGCAGGGAGATTTCAATGTGGCGGTGCAGGGGGCCTTTAACCAGGGGGCATTGTATCTGCAGTGGATGGGGCATGGCAATCCGGTCCATTGGGGTGGTGGGCCCGATTTCCGCTATGATCACATCGACGGGATGCAGGCAAACACGAGGTGGCCGGTGACAGGACACTATGCCTGCAACACAGGTTGGTTTGTGTACCTGGACAATGGCAGGCAGACATTGGGAGAGAGTTTTGTGGTGCGGTATGGGGATAGGGGGTCGGTGGCGGACCTGGCGGGTGCGGGATTGCACACCAGATCGTCGATGTGGACATACGATCAGGGGGTGGTCAAGTCGATGTTCCAGGATCGCATTGAGCGTGTGGGTGACATGGTCAACGCCTCCAAGCTCCACTATTTCGGCGCAACCCCCACTTACCATGACGTCATCGACACCATGACCCTGTTCGGCGATCCTGCTACCAGGCTGCGATTGCCAGCCGCTCCGGACTTGAGCGGTGCCATGTTGCAGACCCACAGGAACTGGCTACCGCCGGCTCAGCCGGTGACGGTGACCATGACTCTTAGCAATAGCGGCAACGCGCCATCCATCGGTACATCGGTGACGATGACACTGCCAACAGAGTTAGCTGCGCCTCACTGGCTGTCGGCTACGACATCAAGTCTGGTATACCACCCCGACAGCCATGAACTGCATTGGAGTGGCGACCTGGCCCCCGCGGCTCAGGAGGTCCTGGCCTTTGCCAGCATCATCTCGCCAACGTTGACATCGTGTGGACAATTCGATATTCAGGGTACAGTGACAGATGAGCTACTTGTCACTACTCAGCTTAGCGCGACGGTCAATCTGGCTGTACCTGACGTAACCTGTGACGGCCTGGTGGATATCGTCGATATTCAACAGGTGGCCGGTCGCTGGGGCAGCTTGACCGGCGATGGCCTCTACGAGCCTCGCTATGATCTGGATGCTGATGATCAGATCACAGTAATGGACGTGATTGCAGCGGCTCAAGTCTGGCAATAACCCCCGGCGTCCCCGGCTGAACGCCGTGAGATGTCCGGCCCGGTGAATGAAAACCAACGGACTCCGGCGCGCGCCGGAGTCCGCTTTTGTGCCAGGATTCCCTTGTTTGTGATATAATCGGCAATTGTGCTGGTTACCGTGGCTGTCACCGCTCGAGGAAAAAAGCTTTTGACCAGCATCGTTGGCACACCCACTGGAGGTTCTGACTGATGAGACGGAAAACCCTGCAATCGATGAAACGACTATTGCTAATGCTCCTGGTGAGCATCCTGATTGTTGCACAGCCCTCCCTGGTTGCGGCAGCGCCAGAAGGCGATTCTGGAGAGATTATCCGTCGGGTGGAGACGTTGGCATACGAGTTGGATGAGGGTGGTGTACGGATTCCGGGCTATGGGATGAGCAGCGAGCCTGGGGCGCCAAGGTTGCCAGTGTCTACATTTGCGGTGGAGATTCCTGGGCAGACCGGCTGGCAAGTGAGCTACCAGTCGTTGGGTGGACGTGATCTGCAGGAACGGGCAACCATTACAGCGGTGCCGGTGGCGGAATGGGACTCGCCCGTTGATCTTGTGGCAGGGTTTCCGGAGTATGTGCCGGAGGTGGATCGGCCAGATCCGGCAATCTACCAGGTGGATCGGTTTTACCCACCGGAGCCGGTGGTGTGGGGAGAGCCACAGCGGCAGCGGGGGCAGTGGCTGTTGCCCGTGCAGGTATATCCCTTTCAATACAATCCTGTGACAGGTGAATTGCGCTATCATCCCGACGTGACGGTGCGGATCGACGTGTCGGGAGTGGCGAGAGGTGAGGAAAAGCGGGGATGGGTGAAAGAGCCGACAGGTCTGTTGGGAGAAGGGGATTGGCTGCGAATCCGCACGGGAGAGCGGGGGATGTACCGCTTGACGCATGGAGAGTTGCTGGCAGCCGGCGTACCGGTGGAAACGGTGGATCCTGGGACGTTCCGGATGCTATACGAAGGGCAGGAGATCGACATCGAGGTAATCGGGGAGAATGATGGCAGCTTCGACGATGGGGACCTGGTGGTGTTTTTCGCGGAGCCCTACGAGCAACGCTGGCAGAACCACAACGTGTACCAGTTCGGCTGGGGAGTTGGAGCGGGAGCTCGGATGGGCAGCCGAGGAGGCGATAGTGGGATGCCGGTGGTGACGACCGTGACGCGGACGATGCATGTGGAGAATGATCTGGAGTATTGTACCTGGTGTCCCCGGCCTGTGGA from Chloroflexota bacterium includes these protein-coding regions:
- a CDS encoding C25 family cysteine peptidase; the encoded protein is PVLCPDSDVNTQGDFNVAVQGAFNQGALYLQWMGHGNPVHWGGGPDFRYDHIDGMQANTRWPVTGHYACNTGWFVYLDNGRQTLGESFVVRYGDRGSVADLAGAGLHTRSSMWTYDQGVVKSMFQDRIERVGDMVNASKLHYFGATPTYHDVIDTMTLFGDPATRLRLPAAPDLSGAMLQTHRNWLPPAQPVTVTMTLSNSGNAPSIGTSVTMTLPTELAAPHWLSATTSSLVYHPDSHELHWSGDLAPAAQEVLAFASIISPTLTSCGQFDIQGTVTDELLVTTQLSATVNLAVPDVTCDGLVDIVDIQQVAGRWGSLTGDGLYEPRYDLDADDQITVMDVIAAAQVWQ